In Lentilactobacillus sp. SPB1-3, the sequence ACCTGGGGTTTCAGGAGCAGCGTGAGAAGCCACACCACCTGGGAATGAGAATTGCTTGAATAGCTTAGCCATACCCTCTTCATCTTGTGTGATGTTTGGGTAAATGTCTGAGTATGAGCCGTCAAGATATGAGTTAGAAACCATAACTTGGCCACCGTGACCTGAACCTTCAATATAAAACATATTTAAATCGTACTTATTAATAACCCGATTTAATTGAGCATAAATGAAGTTTTGAGAAACAATAGTTCCCCAATGTCCAATAGGCTTAACCTTAACATCTTCAGCCTTTAGAGGTTCTTTCAACAACGGATTGTTACGTAAGTACAACTGACCTACTGAAAGATAATTAGCAGCACGCCAATACTTATCAACCAGTTCCAAATATTCTTTGGAATCGTAATCTACAGCCATGAATTAACACTCCTTCTATTTAGCATCATTGTGTAACTGAGCACTTCAAAAAAGGATTATCTAACCAGAAATAAAACATCTTTTTTTGAGTACCTACACGTTCATATTATGAACGTTTACATTTTATTAGTCCAGTTATTGACCGGCTCAAAGTAGAAAAAAATCAGGTCAAAAGTGACCTGATTCTACATCTCGCCGTCAAGGTTGACGAACGTATTATAATTTAAATATTTATAGTGAAGTCGCATATTAGATACTTCAACTGGAGTGCCATCATCTAGGAAGAAGATACCTTCCATCATCCCCACTGGCTCAAAATCTTTTAGACCAAGTAGTTCATGATCTTCGTCATTAGATGGTTCCGCCTTGATAGACATAAACGACTTGGTAACTGACTTACCCGCTGTATCTTCGAAATAATTGAAAATCGATTCTGCAACGACCGCTTTTGTTAGTTCCGGCGCAACTTTAATTGGGATATATCCCTGTTCAATCATAAATGGATGATCATCAAATGTTCTCAGCCGCTTGATTTGATAGACAAAGTCACCTGGATTTAGAAACAACTCCGTCTGTAATTCTTCATTGGCTGGTATGACTTGAAAATCTAATAATTTAATTTGGGGAACTTGGCCATCACTCTTAAAACTATCAGTGATTCCCAAGTTAGAACCTTCATATTGAAAAATTGATTCATTTTTTTGATACAGAGGATTAATAAAAGTTCCGGATCCTCGTTTTTTGAAAATGATTCCCTGATTAGCAAGCACATTAAGAGCTCGTTTAACTGAACTTCGGCTCACTCCATATGATTCACTGAGGCTTCGTTCATCAGGTAACCGTTTGTTGTCAAATTCATTATTTTCAATTCGACGTTTCAAATCGGTCATAATATTACGATAAACTAAATCCACCATTTTTTCTCCTTATTAACGTGTTCAATTGAACCTACCAATGGTAAAGTATACCAGATATTACAACGAGACTATAAGTAAAATAGCTAGTCGATGTGATAAAATTATCTCGAGGTGTTTATAAATGTCAAAAAAGAAACAAAAGAAAGTTCATAAAACATTAGTTGAACAAATTCTCGACAAAAACAAAGTTCCATTTGAGCAAATGGAATTCCCAACGCATCAAGATGGGGACGTCGCCCAACTCAGTGTTGATCATATCGGTCAAGACGAGCACACGATTTACAAGACTCTGGTTCTAACTGGTAACAATACCGGTCCAGTGGTTGGCGTCATTCCAATAGACGAACATTTAAGTTACAAAAAACTAGCCAAGGTTTCTGGAAACAAAAAGGTAGGCATGGTGCCACTCAAAGACCTTCTCAAAACCACAGGATATGAGCACGGTGCTAACACACCGATCGGAATTTGGGAAAAGTTCCATTACCCAATATACATTGATTCAGTAGCCAAAGAGATGGGCGAAATTATTGTTTCCTCAGGACAAATTGGTAGATCAGTTAAAGTAAACGCGGAAGATCTTGCCAAGCTAGTTGACGCTGACTTTGCTGATATAAAGGAATAGTCAATGCTTATTCAAGTAATCAAAAATGTTTTGTTGATTCTCGGGCTCCTTTTGGGAGTACCTTTTTTATTTACAATTATTTTGTCAAAACTAAATCGAGAGACTAAAAGTATTGTTAGTTACCGATTTGGCAGTAAAAGCCAGGTAATCATCGGTAGCCTGGGAATTATTATTCATGAGGCTTCCCATCTACTGGTTGCCTTACTTTTTGGGCATCATATCGTCTCTATGAAATTAATTAAATTTCCATCATCCGATGATTCATCCCTAGGATACGTCAATCATAGTTGGAATCAACGCAATATTTACCAACGAATGGGCAATTTATTTATTGGCATCGCGCCCACTTTCGGTTGCTCACTAACCATGTTGTTGGCTTATCGAATATTATTTCTAATCAGCTTTAATTCGGCCTTACTAGCTATCAGAGCTGAAAACATTCAGTTATTTTCGTTTCCTGATTTTAGCATC encodes:
- a CDS encoding GntR family transcriptional regulator, with the protein product MVDLVYRNIMTDLKRRIENNEFDNKRLPDERSLSESYGVSRSSVKRALNVLANQGIIFKKRGSGTFINPLYQKNESIFQYEGSNLGITDSFKSDGQVPQIKLLDFQVIPANEELQTELFLNPGDFVYQIKRLRTFDDHPFMIEQGYIPIKVAPELTKAVVAESIFNYFEDTAGKSVTKSFMSIKAEPSNDEDHELLGLKDFEPVGMMEGIFFLDDGTPVEVSNMRLHYKYLNYNTFVNLDGEM
- the ybaK gene encoding Cys-tRNA(Pro) deacylase, with product MSKKKQKKVHKTLVEQILDKNKVPFEQMEFPTHQDGDVAQLSVDHIGQDEHTIYKTLVLTGNNTGPVVGVIPIDEHLSYKKLAKVSGNKKVGMVPLKDLLKTTGYEHGANTPIGIWEKFHYPIYIDSVAKEMGEIIVSSGQIGRSVKVNAEDLAKLVDADFADIKE